Proteins found in one Hippopotamus amphibius kiboko isolate mHipAmp2 chromosome 12, mHipAmp2.hap2, whole genome shotgun sequence genomic segment:
- the LOC130833495 gene encoding translationally-controlled tumor protein-like → MGYDEMFSDIYKIREVVDGLCLEVEGKMVSKTEGNIDDSLIGGNASVEGPEGKGTESTVVTGVHIVMNQYLQEKSFTKEAYKKYIKDDMKSIKGKLEEQRPERVKPFMTGATEQIKHILANFKNYQLGTSLFFVGENINPDGMVALLAYCEDGVTPYMIFFKDGLQMEKC, encoded by the exons ATGGGCTACGATGAGATGTTCTCCGACATCTACAAGATCCGGGAGGTCGTGGACGGGCTGTGtctggaggtggaggggaagaTGGTCAGTAAGACAGAGGGTAATATTGATGACTCGCTCATTGGTGGAAATGCCTCTGTTGAAGGCCCTGAGGGCAAAGGTACAGAAAGCACAGTAGTCACTGGTGTCCACATTGTCATGAACCAGTACTTGCAGGAAAAAAGCTTCACAAAAGAAGCCTACAAGAAGTacatcaaagatgacatgaagtCAATCAAAGGGAAGCTTGAAGAACAGagaccagaaagagtaaaaccttTTATGACAGGGGCCACAGAACAAATCAAACACATCCTTGCTAATTTCAAAAACTATCagctggggacttccttg TTCTTTGTTGGTGAAAACATTAATCCAGATGGCATGGTTGCTCTGCTGGCCTACTGTGAGGATGGTGTGACCCcatatatgattttctttaaggatggtttacaaatggaaaaatgttaa
- the KRT18 gene encoding keratin, type I cytoskeletal 18, translating into MSFSAQSTFSNYRSLGSVQSPGHRVRPVSSAASVYAGAGGSGSRISVSRTTSVRGGWGSGNLGAGMAGGLVGVGGIQGEKETMQDLNDRLASYLEKVRSLEADNRRLESKIREHLEKKGPQVRDWGHYLKTIDDLRAQIFASSVDNARIVLQIDNARLAADDFRVKYETELAMRLSVESDIHGLRKVIDDTNVTRLQLETEIEALKEELLFMKKNHEEEVKGLQNQIANSGLTVELDAPKPQDLSKIMADIRAQYDELAQKNREELDKYWSQQIEESTTVVTSQSAEVGAAEMTLTELRRTVQSLEIDLDSMRNLKSSLENSLREVEARSAMQMEQLNGVLLHLESELAQTRAEGQRQTQEYEALLNIKVKLEAEINTYRRLLEDGEGFNLGDAVDSSNSMQTIQKTTTLRLVDGKVVSETSDTKVLRH; encoded by the exons ATGAGCTTCAGCGCCCAGTCCACCTTCTCCAACTACCGGTCGCTGGGCTCCGTGCAGTCGCCGGGCCACCGGGTGCGCCCGGTCAGCAGCGCGGCCAGCGTCTATGCAGGCGCCGGGGGCTCGGGCTCCCGGATCTCCGTGTCCCGCACCACCAGCGTCCGGGGCGGCTGGGGGTCCGGGAACCTGGGCGCCGGGATGGCCGGGGGTCTGGTGGGCGTAGGGGGCATCCAGGGCGAGAAGGAGACCATGCAAGACCTGAATGACCGCCTGGCCTCCTACCTGGAGAAGGTGAGGAGCCTGGAGGCTGATAACAGGAGACTGGAGAGCAAGATCCGGGAACACCTGGAGAAGAAGGGACCCCAGGTCAGAGACTGGGGGCATTACTTGAAGACCATCGACGACCTGAGGGCTCAG ATTTTCGCAAGTTCTGTGGACAATGCCCGCATCGTTCTGCAGATTGATAATGCCCGTCTTGCTGCTGATGACTTCAGAGTCAA GTATGAGACAGAGCTGGCCATGCGCCTGTCTGTGGAGAGTGACATCCACGGGCTCCGCAAGGTCATTGATGACACCAATGTCACCCGGCTGCAGCTGGAGACTGAGATCGAGGCTCTCAAGGAGGAGCTGCTCTTCATGAAGAAGAACCACGAGGAG GAAGTAAAGGGTCTACAAAACCAGATTGCCAACTCTGGGTTGACCGTGGAGTTGGATGCCCCCAAACCTCAGGACCTCAGCAAGATCATGGCAGACATCCGGGCCCAGTATGATGAGCTGGCTCAGAAGAACCGAGAGGAACTGGACAAGTACTGGTCTCAGCAG ATTGAGGAGAGCACCACAGTGGTCACCTCGCAGAGCGCTGAGGTAGGAGCTGCTGAGATGACACTCACGGAGCTGAGACGCACCGTCCAGTCCCTGGAGATCGACCTGGATTCCATGAGAAATCTG AAGTCCAGCTTGGAGAACAGCCTGAGGGAAGTGGAGGCCCGCTCTGCCATGCAGATGGAGCAGCTCAACGGGGTCCTCCTGCACCTGGAGTCGGAGCTGGCCCAGACCCGGGCAGAGGGGCAACGCCAGACCCAAGAATATGAGGCCCTGCTGAACATCAAGGTCAAGCTGGAGGCTGAGATCAACACCTACCGCCGCCTGCTAGAAGATGGGGAGGGCTTCAA TCTTGGTGATGCTGTGGACAGCAGCAACTCCATGCAAACCATCCAGAAGACCACCACCCTCAGGCTCGTGGACGGCAAAGTGGTGTCTGAGACCTCGGACACCAAAGTTCTGAGGCATTGA